From the genome of Winogradskyella forsetii, one region includes:
- a CDS encoding acetyl-CoA C-acyltransferase: MESYIIDGIRTPIGNYKGTLSAVRTDDLGALVIEEIVKRNPNIPKDAYDDVIMGCANQAGEDNRNVARMASLLAGLPFTVPGETVNRLCSSGLSAIIHANRAIKSGDGHLFISGGVENMTRGPYVIAKPSTGFGGDSKMYDSTFGWRFINPKMEKLYGTDGMGNTAENLVEKYNISRGDQDKFAHWSQMKATKAQENGRLAKEIVTVEIPQRKKDPIQFSKDEFVKPTTSLEILGKLRPAFKKEGGSVTAGNSSGLNDGAAATIIASEEALKQYNLKPLARIVSSAVVGVEPRIMGIGPVEASNKALAKAGLTMDDMDVIELNEAFAAQALACTRAWGIADDDPRINPNGGSIAIGHPLGVTGTRIAYSAALELKEQNKRYALVTMCIGVGQGYAAIIENVNL; this comes from the coding sequence ATGGAATCATACATCATAGACGGCATAAGAACACCAATAGGAAATTACAAAGGCACACTATCTGCAGTTAGAACAGACGACTTGGGTGCATTAGTAATAGAAGAAATCGTAAAAAGAAATCCAAACATCCCAAAAGACGCTTATGATGATGTCATTATGGGTTGCGCCAACCAAGCTGGCGAAGACAATCGTAATGTGGCACGAATGGCCTCTCTTTTAGCAGGATTACCATTTACAGTTCCGGGAGAAACCGTCAACCGATTATGTAGTTCTGGATTGTCAGCAATCATTCACGCCAATAGAGCTATAAAATCAGGAGATGGTCACCTTTTTATTTCTGGAGGCGTAGAAAACATGACACGTGGCCCATACGTTATCGCAAAACCTTCTACAGGATTTGGAGGCGATTCAAAAATGTACGATTCCACTTTCGGATGGCGTTTCATAAATCCAAAAATGGAAAAGCTCTACGGAACCGATGGTATGGGAAACACTGCTGAAAACCTAGTAGAAAAATACAACATCTCAAGAGGAGATCAAGATAAGTTTGCTCATTGGAGCCAGATGAAAGCTACCAAGGCACAAGAAAACGGTCGTTTAGCAAAAGAAATCGTAACTGTAGAAATTCCGCAGAGAAAAAAAGACCCAATCCAATTTTCAAAAGATGAATTTGTAAAACCAACAACATCTCTTGAAATTTTAGGCAAATTACGTCCAGCATTCAAAAAAGAAGGCGGAAGCGTCACAGCTGGTAATTCCTCAGGACTAAACGATGGCGCAGCTGCAACGATAATCGCATCAGAAGAGGCCCTGAAACAATACAATCTAAAACCATTAGCACGAATTGTAAGTTCCGCAGTGGTAGGCGTAGAACCGAGAATTATGGGTATTGGTCCTGTAGAAGCCTCAAATAAAGCCTTGGCAAAAGCAGGTTTAACTATGGACGATATGGATGTCATTGAGCTTAACGAGGCTTTCGCTGCACAGGCTTTGGCATGCACGCGAGCTTGGGGAATTGCTGATGACGACCCAAGAATTAACCCAAATGGTGGCTCAATCGCGATCGGTCATCCACTTGGTGTTACAGGAACTAGAATTGCCTATTCTGCTGCTTTGGAGTTAAAGGAACAAAACAAGCGCTATGCATTGGTCACTATGTGTATCGGTGTTGGTCAGGGTTATGCAGCAATTATAGAAAATGTGAATTTATAA
- the paaZ gene encoding phenylacetic acid degradation bifunctional protein PaaZ, protein MNKIQHYVQGNWTTGKEEGTPIHDAITGEAFTSVAIEGLDIPEILNYGRTKGGEKLRKMTFQERGNMLKKLAFYLTKRKEAFYELSYRTGATRVDSWIDIEGGFGNLFANASLRKLFPNQPYHVEGEAIDLSRGGRFMAHHIMVPKKGVAVHINAFNFPVWGMLEKCAVNWMAGVPAVVLPAPSSSYLAEAVAREIIASGILPEGALQIINGTVKTILDTVESQDVVTFTGSAQTGRLLKSHPRLIQESVPFTMEADSLNASILGEDAVPGTPEFDLFIKEVRKEMTVKCGQKCTAIRRIIVPENLVEDVQIQLGKALDKVTIGDPRLKEVRMGSLVSQQQVQAVRDSVNDLAKEAQIVYGSLDKIETIGADAKKGAFISPILLRSDHPFQNTIIHEREAFGPVSTIMPYINLDEAITLAQMGKGSLVSSIATYDDKIAKDYVINAASHHGRILVINREMSKESTGHGSPLPYLVHGGPGRAGGGEEMGGMRGIKHYLQRTAIQGSPTTLTEITGIYQQNASYKEAEQHPFKYHWEDIQPGMSMKTHKRTLTDTDIINFSNLTWDHFYAHTDITSLDGSIFEKRTAHGYFIISAAAGLFVYPNNGPVSANYGLEECRFLRPLYHNDTIYVRLTCKQKVDRDVASAEHPSGIVKWYAEIFDANTDEKVAFATVLTMVQKKQESFVEMTEEKIEELLSKLKEDTKPKWGIMTPQHMIEHLEYTYKITSGDIQDFEIATPEKILEKVHASLYNYDKFPKNSQFPQLEKDKLDNLKHPDLATAIEKFKAQREKYLEYFKEHPDAKLKNLVFGELNRYESYLLERKHLNHHFEQFDLI, encoded by the coding sequence ATGAACAAGATTCAACACTACGTCCAAGGAAACTGGACCACAGGAAAAGAAGAAGGCACACCAATCCACGACGCCATAACAGGCGAAGCCTTTACAAGCGTCGCTATAGAAGGCTTGGATATTCCCGAAATTCTAAACTACGGAAGAACCAAAGGAGGCGAAAAACTTCGCAAAATGACGTTTCAGGAAAGGGGAAACATGCTCAAAAAATTGGCATTCTACCTTACTAAAAGAAAAGAAGCTTTTTATGAGTTAAGTTACAGAACTGGAGCCACACGAGTGGATAGCTGGATAGACATCGAAGGTGGTTTTGGAAACTTATTTGCCAATGCATCTTTAAGGAAGTTATTCCCAAACCAACCCTATCACGTTGAAGGTGAGGCTATCGATTTATCTCGTGGTGGCCGCTTTATGGCACATCATATAATGGTGCCAAAAAAAGGCGTTGCTGTTCATATCAATGCTTTTAATTTTCCGGTTTGGGGCATGTTAGAAAAATGTGCGGTTAATTGGATGGCAGGCGTTCCTGCTGTGGTGTTACCCGCACCTTCTTCATCTTATTTAGCGGAAGCCGTAGCTCGGGAAATTATTGCTTCAGGTATTTTACCCGAAGGCGCATTACAAATCATCAACGGCACGGTTAAAACCATTTTAGACACCGTAGAATCGCAAGATGTCGTCACATTTACAGGTTCCGCACAAACAGGACGTTTGCTCAAATCACATCCGAGATTAATTCAAGAATCCGTTCCTTTTACTATGGAAGCTGATTCGCTTAATGCATCCATTTTAGGAGAAGATGCTGTTCCCGGAACACCAGAATTTGATTTGTTCATCAAAGAAGTTAGGAAAGAAATGACCGTAAAATGTGGCCAAAAATGTACGGCAATTAGACGAATCATTGTTCCAGAAAATTTGGTTGAAGATGTTCAAATTCAATTAGGAAAAGCATTGGATAAAGTAACCATTGGAGACCCAAGATTAAAAGAAGTCAGAATGGGCTCTTTAGTAAGTCAGCAACAAGTGCAGGCGGTCAGAGATTCGGTAAATGATTTAGCCAAAGAAGCACAAATTGTTTATGGCAGTTTAGATAAAATTGAAACCATTGGTGCAGATGCTAAAAAAGGTGCTTTCATAAGTCCGATTTTACTAAGATCAGACCATCCATTTCAAAATACAATCATTCATGAACGTGAAGCATTTGGTCCCGTCAGTACCATAATGCCTTATATAAATTTGGATGAAGCAATAACTTTAGCACAAATGGGTAAAGGCTCGTTAGTATCCTCAATTGCAACTTACGATGATAAAATCGCTAAAGACTATGTTATAAATGCCGCATCACATCACGGACGCATCTTGGTAATTAACCGCGAAATGTCCAAAGAAAGTACAGGTCATGGTTCGCCTCTACCCTATTTGGTTCATGGTGGTCCTGGTCGTGCTGGTGGTGGAGAAGAAATGGGAGGCATGCGTGGCATTAAACATTATTTGCAACGCACGGCCATTCAAGGTTCGCCAACAACACTTACAGAAATTACTGGTATTTACCAACAAAACGCATCATACAAAGAAGCAGAACAACATCCATTTAAGTACCATTGGGAAGACATTCAACCAGGCATGTCTATGAAAACCCATAAGCGCACCTTAACGGATACCGACATTATCAATTTTTCCAATCTGACTTGGGACCATTTTTATGCACATACAGATATTACCTCATTAGATGGCAGTATTTTCGAAAAAAGAACGGCCCATGGTTATTTCATAATTTCGGCTGCAGCCGGATTGTTTGTCTATCCGAATAATGGACCTGTTTCTGCAAATTATGGACTGGAAGAATGTAGATTCTTGCGTCCTTTGTATCACAATGACACTATTTACGTACGTTTAACGTGTAAACAGAAAGTAGATAGAGATGTTGCTTCGGCTGAACATCCAAGTGGAATCGTAAAATGGTATGCCGAAATTTTTGATGCTAACACTGATGAGAAAGTAGCATTCGCAACGGTACTTACAATGGTTCAGAAAAAACAAGAGTCTTTTGTTGAAATGACTGAAGAAAAAATAGAAGAATTACTTTCAAAACTCAAAGAAGACACCAAACCAAAATGGGGTATCATGACACCACAACACATGATTGAACATTTAGAATACACCTATAAAATTACATCGGGAGACATTCAGGATTTTGAAATCGCTACACCAGAAAAGATTTTAGAGAAAGTACATGCTAGTTTATACAACTATGATAAATTTCCAAAAAACTCTCAGTTTCCGCAGTTGGAAAAAGATAAATTAGATAATTTAAAGCATCCAGATTTAGCAACAGCCATTGAAAAATTTAAAGCACAAAGAGAAAAATATTTAGAGTATTTTAAAGAACATCCAGATGCTAAATTGAAGAATTTGGTGTTTGGAGAATTGAATCGATATGAATCGTATTTGTTGGAGCGCAAGCACCTGAATCATCATTTTGAACAGTTTGATTTAATATAA
- a CDS encoding enoyl-CoA hydratase/isomerase family protein — protein MSNPYVKLNIENNVGYIEFFHPAHNSLPGDVLAKLAKTITEAGENDDIKVIVLKSGGDRTFCAGASFNELININDAATGKVFFSGFTNVINAMRKCPKFIIGRIQGKTVGGGVGLAASTDYCMATKFASIKLSELNIGIGPFVVGPAIERKMGLSAMSQIAIDANTFYPPEFAKQKGLYTHVFDTTEALDDAVKTTAEHLCTYNTEAMLEMKKVFWKGTDDWDELLAERAETSGRLVLSEFTKEKLKAFK, from the coding sequence ATGAGTAATCCTTACGTAAAATTAAATATTGAAAACAATGTAGGCTACATAGAATTCTTCCATCCTGCACACAATTCCCTTCCAGGAGATGTTTTAGCTAAACTGGCCAAAACCATAACCGAAGCAGGAGAAAACGACGACATCAAAGTCATCGTACTAAAAAGTGGAGGCGACAGAACATTCTGCGCAGGCGCCAGTTTTAACGAACTCATAAATATCAACGATGCAGCTACAGGGAAAGTTTTCTTTTCAGGTTTTACCAATGTGATTAACGCCATGCGCAAATGTCCAAAATTCATCATTGGTCGCATCCAAGGAAAAACCGTTGGTGGAGGTGTTGGATTGGCCGCTTCAACCGATTATTGTATGGCCACAAAATTTGCATCCATCAAACTAAGCGAATTAAATATTGGTATTGGCCCTTTTGTTGTAGGACCAGCCATAGAACGCAAAATGGGATTAAGTGCCATGTCGCAAATCGCCATTGATGCCAATACATTTTACCCACCAGAATTCGCAAAACAAAAAGGCTTGTATACGCATGTTTTCGATACAACGGAAGCCTTAGACGATGCCGTAAAGACAACAGCGGAACACTTATGCACTTACAATACAGAAGCTATGCTTGAAATGAAAAAAGTATTCTGGAAAGGCACAGATGATTGGGATGAGTTATTAGCGGAGCGTGCCGAAACCAGCGGAAGATTGGTCTTGTCTGAGTTTACAAAGGAAAAATTGAAAGCGTTTAAGTGA
- a CDS encoding acyltransferase, whose translation MIYSFKNYTPVVHESSFVHPLAAVTGNVIIGKNCYIGPGAAIRGDWGQIILEDGVNVQENCTIHMFPGKSITLKESAHVGHGAIIHGANLGKNCLIGMNTVIMDDAEIGDECIIGAMSFVKAETKIPYRSLVVGNPAKVIRGITDEMIAWKTKGTKLYQQLPAECHETLKEVEPLREVPEHMKVQEATYQTLRETFKT comes from the coding sequence ATGATATACAGTTTCAAAAATTACACACCAGTTGTTCACGAATCAAGTTTCGTGCATCCATTAGCTGCAGTGACAGGCAACGTCATCATCGGCAAAAATTGTTACATTGGACCAGGCGCAGCCATTCGTGGAGATTGGGGACAAATTATTTTGGAAGATGGTGTGAATGTTCAGGAAAATTGTACAATTCACATGTTTCCTGGAAAATCCATCACACTAAAAGAAAGTGCACATGTTGGTCATGGCGCCATTATTCATGGTGCAAATTTGGGTAAAAATTGTCTTATTGGAATGAATACCGTAATCATGGATGATGCCGAAATTGGCGATGAATGCATCATAGGAGCCATGTCTTTTGTAAAAGCCGAAACTAAAATTCCATATAGAAGTTTAGTAGTTGGCAATCCAGCAAAAGTGATACGAGGAATTACTGATGAAATGATTGCATGGAAAACCAAGGGCACAAAACTGTATCAACAATTACCAGCAGAATGTCATGAAACTTTAAAAGAAGTTGAACCACTTCGAGAGGTTCCAGAACACATGAAAGTTCAAGAGGCTACTTATCAAACACTTCGGGAGACATTTAAAACGTAA
- a CDS encoding Lrp/AsnC family transcriptional regulator, with protein sequence MVQLDKIDARILEILQENSNRTTKSIAAELGMTTSPIFERIKKLEKEGYIEKYVAVLNTKKIGLKLTVFIGITLQGHTRSYLEKFVKEINNFPEVIECHRVSGNFDYLLKLVVEDIEAYETFIISKLTLLPYLGNVQSLIALSTSKETNAIDLSRVL encoded by the coding sequence ATGGTCCAACTTGATAAAATCGACGCCAGAATCCTGGAAATCCTTCAGGAAAACAGTAATCGTACGACAAAAAGTATTGCTGCAGAACTTGGAATGACCACCTCTCCAATTTTTGAACGGATTAAAAAACTTGAAAAAGAAGGTTATATAGAAAAATATGTTGCTGTTTTAAACACTAAAAAAATAGGTCTGAAACTGACCGTTTTTATTGGGATTACCTTGCAAGGTCACACACGCAGTTATTTAGAAAAATTTGTCAAGGAAATAAATAATTTTCCCGAAGTCATAGAATGTCACAGAGTAAGTGGAAATTTTGATTATTTACTGAAGTTGGTGGTGGAAGATATTGAAGCTTACGAAACCTTTATCATTTCCAAATTAACGTTGCTTCCATACTTGGGAAATGTGCAGAGTTTGATTGCTTTATCCACAAGTAAAGAAACTAATGCGATTGATTTGAGTCGGGTTTTGTAA
- a CDS encoding dihydrolipoamide acetyltransferase family protein: protein MPKMGESITEGTIINWLIAEGDPFDEGDIILEVATDKVDNEVPAPASGTLVKTLFKAKDVVPVGEVMAILEISEETKSSKNQNVIQSDNKESIQKKEIQKPKSRTYVSQEKEVKSVSSPLEKSDGASFFSPLIISIAKEQHISFEELARIPATGHEGRLRKSDLFQYIEEGRPYKFAQPTAEKDPTAFRIPQLSFDKGKGKVIEMDRMRQMIADHMVYSKHTSPHVTAYVEADLTNMVNWRNANKQAFQEKYGERLTFTPLFVEAVAKAIKDFPNINASVDGNNIIVKEAINIGMATALPSGNLIVPVVKNADTKDLNQLATNVNELANKARENKLAGDDIKGSTFTISNVGTFGSVMGTPIINQPEVAILALGIIKKRPEVITTEKGDEIAIRSMMYLSLSFDHRVVDGFLGGSFVRRVADYFEQFDINRKI from the coding sequence ATGCCCAAAATGGGCGAAAGTATTACCGAGGGAACCATTATCAATTGGTTGATTGCTGAAGGAGATCCATTTGATGAAGGCGATATTATCCTAGAAGTTGCAACTGACAAAGTCGATAATGAAGTACCTGCACCTGCATCAGGAACTTTAGTAAAAACGTTGTTTAAAGCAAAAGATGTGGTTCCTGTTGGAGAAGTTATGGCAATTCTTGAAATTTCAGAAGAAACAAAATCTTCAAAAAATCAAAATGTCATTCAGAGCGATAACAAAGAATCAATTCAAAAAAAGGAAATTCAAAAACCGAAATCAAGGACATACGTCTCTCAAGAAAAAGAAGTCAAGAGTGTTTCTTCCCCTTTAGAGAAATCAGATGGGGCTTCATTCTTTTCCCCGTTAATCATTTCAATCGCCAAAGAACAACATATCAGTTTTGAAGAATTAGCTAGAATACCGGCAACAGGACACGAAGGCAGATTACGCAAAAGCGACCTATTTCAATATATCGAAGAAGGACGACCTTATAAATTTGCACAACCAACTGCCGAAAAAGACCCGACAGCATTCAGAATTCCGCAATTATCATTTGATAAAGGCAAAGGCAAAGTCATTGAAATGGACCGCATGCGCCAGATGATTGCAGACCACATGGTGTATTCAAAACACACCTCGCCTCATGTAACAGCTTATGTGGAAGCCGATTTAACAAACATGGTCAATTGGCGAAATGCCAACAAACAAGCCTTTCAAGAAAAGTATGGTGAACGATTAACTTTTACACCCTTATTCGTAGAGGCCGTTGCAAAAGCAATCAAGGATTTCCCAAATATCAACGCTTCCGTAGATGGCAACAACATCATCGTAAAAGAAGCTATTAATATTGGCATGGCCACCGCTTTACCCAGTGGTAACTTAATCGTTCCTGTCGTAAAAAATGCAGATACAAAAGATTTAAATCAATTAGCAACAAACGTTAACGAACTCGCAAATAAAGCAAGAGAAAACAAATTAGCAGGCGACGATATTAAAGGCAGCACCTTCACAATATCTAACGTTGGTACCTTTGGAAGTGTCATGGGAACTCCAATTATTAATCAGCCAGAAGTTGCCATTTTAGCTTTAGGAATTATCAAAAAAAGACCAGAAGTCATCACAACCGAAAAAGGCGACGAAATCGCGATTAGGAGTATGATGTATTTATCCTTGTCTTTTGATCACAGAGTTGTCGATGGCTTTTTAGGTGGAAGCTTCGTACGACGCGTAGCTGATTATTTTGAACAATTTGACATCAATCGAAAAATATAA
- a CDS encoding branched-chain amino acid aminotransferase: MKPNISIQKVEHSKVENIDFNNIPLGTTFTDHMFICDYDKGEWLNPRIVPMGLIPTHPAAMALHYGQAIFEGMKATVDSEGNPMLFRADKNAARLNKSADRMGMPHFPEQLFVEGLKQLVDLERNWIPPKDGSALYLRPFMYADEPFIGMRAATHFKFIIMASPAGPFFSKRIKLWAEKQYIRAANGGTGEAKAAGNYAAAIRPTELAKAKGYDQVLWLDAVEHKYIQEVGTMNIFFKIDGKFITPKRDGSILDGITRMSVIDILRDKGYEVIERAIPIDDIIEASKNGTLEEAFGTGTAVGIAYIQEIGIEDDTILVSDESPVGLEVNKTLNAIKTGKIEDKFGWMVKVEK; encoded by the coding sequence ATGAAACCTAACATTTCAATTCAAAAAGTAGAACATTCGAAAGTTGAAAACATCGATTTCAACAATATTCCATTAGGCACCACATTTACAGACCACATGTTTATTTGTGATTACGATAAAGGCGAATGGCTTAACCCAAGAATTGTCCCAATGGGATTAATCCCAACGCATCCAGCAGCCATGGCTTTGCATTATGGACAAGCTATTTTCGAAGGTATGAAAGCCACTGTAGATTCAGAAGGCAACCCAATGTTATTTCGGGCCGATAAAAACGCAGCACGCTTAAATAAAAGTGCAGACCGAATGGGTATGCCACATTTCCCTGAACAACTTTTTGTGGAAGGCCTAAAACAATTGGTAGATTTAGAACGCAATTGGATTCCGCCTAAAGATGGAAGCGCACTCTATCTAAGACCATTTATGTACGCCGACGAACCGTTTATTGGTATGCGTGCGGCCACACATTTCAAGTTCATCATTATGGCTTCACCAGCTGGACCGTTTTTTAGTAAGCGCATTAAACTTTGGGCAGAAAAACAATATATAAGGGCTGCCAATGGTGGCACAGGCGAAGCTAAAGCCGCAGGAAATTATGCAGCAGCCATTCGACCAACGGAATTGGCGAAAGCAAAGGGTTATGACCAAGTTTTATGGTTAGATGCCGTTGAGCATAAATACATTCAGGAAGTTGGCACCATGAATATTTTCTTTAAAATCGATGGAAAATTTATCACGCCAAAACGCGATGGTTCTATATTAGACGGCATCACACGCATGAGTGTTATTGATATTTTAAGGGATAAAGGTTATGAGGTTATTGAACGTGCAATTCCGATTGATGACATTATTGAGGCTTCAAAAAACGGCACTTTAGAAGAAGCATTCGGAACAGGAACAGCCGTCGGAATCGCCTATATACAAGAGATTGGTATTGAAGATGACACCATCCTTGTTTCTGACGAAAGTCCTGTTGGGTTAGAAGTGAATAAAACCCTCAATGCCATCAAAACAGGAAAAATTGAAGATAAATTTGGTTGGATGGTTAAGGTAGAAAAATAA
- a CDS encoding alpha-ketoacid dehydrogenase subunit alpha/beta codes for MNMKNDILKKGFSKLCTAKAMAELYEANFKQVSKYVHATSRGHEAIQIALGLQLLPQDYAFPYYRDDAMLLAFGLEPYDLMLQLLAKKEDPFSGGRTYYSHPSLKDDDKPKIPHQSSATGMQAIPATGVAMGLQYLEKQGLKNSVTSNHVSASFPSGRTEDGLVVCSLGDASVTEGEIAEAFQMAALKQMPILYLVQDNGWDISANEAETRAQNAFEYAQGFHGLEAISIDGANFTESYDALEKVIKTIREERRPFLVHAKVPLLNHHTSGVRMEWYRDDLDDARSRDPYPVLRQQLLDAGFSEKEVESIEDSAKSKVQSDFEKALKAEDPKPEDLFTNDFAPTPITEEKGTRAPEGAEKVVMVDCALFAVEELMKKHKECLLYGQDVGGRLGGVFREAATLAQKFGDDRVFNTPIQEAFIVGSTVGMSAVGLKPIVEVQFADYIWPGLNQLFTEVSRSCYLSNGKWPVSMILRVPIGAYGSGGPYHSSSVESIVTNIRGIKIAYPSNGADLKGLMKAAYYDPNPVVILEHKGLYWSKVPGTKGATSIEPAEDYILPFGKAWVLQEIWKQDNVETLTIVTYGMGVHWAYNASGELNMRDQIEIIDLRTLFPLDEDTIMKSVKKTGKCLVVTEEPSNNSFARALAGKIQEECFKYLDAPVMTIGSENMPAIPLNSTLEETMIPSTEKVKAKIERLLNY; via the coding sequence ATGAATATGAAAAACGACATACTAAAAAAAGGATTTTCAAAACTCTGTACAGCAAAAGCAATGGCAGAACTTTACGAGGCAAATTTCAAACAAGTTTCAAAATACGTCCATGCCACCTCTCGCGGACATGAAGCGATTCAAATTGCTTTGGGATTACAATTATTACCTCAAGATTATGCCTTTCCGTATTATAGAGATGATGCCATGTTGTTAGCCTTCGGTTTAGAGCCTTATGATTTAATGCTGCAATTATTGGCTAAAAAAGAGGATCCATTTTCTGGTGGAAGAACCTACTATTCGCATCCAAGTTTAAAGGACGATGATAAACCAAAAATTCCACATCAATCCTCTGCGACTGGTATGCAAGCCATTCCTGCAACTGGAGTTGCTATGGGACTTCAATATTTAGAAAAACAAGGTTTAAAAAATTCAGTTACGAGTAATCACGTATCGGCTTCCTTCCCTTCGGGAAGGACTGAGGATGGGCTTGTAGTGTGTTCTCTAGGCGATGCCTCAGTAACCGAAGGCGAAATAGCCGAAGCCTTCCAAATGGCCGCCTTAAAACAAATGCCAATTTTGTATTTAGTACAAGATAACGGTTGGGATATTTCGGCAAACGAGGCAGAAACAAGAGCGCAAAATGCGTTTGAATATGCCCAAGGATTTCATGGATTGGAAGCTATTTCCATTGATGGTGCTAATTTCACCGAGAGTTACGACGCTTTAGAAAAAGTCATAAAAACAATACGAGAAGAACGACGACCGTTTTTAGTGCACGCTAAAGTGCCTTTGCTAAATCATCACACTTCTGGCGTACGCATGGAGTGGTATCGCGATGATTTAGATGACGCACGTTCTCGCGATCCCTATCCCGTTTTAAGACAACAACTATTGGATGCTGGTTTTTCAGAAAAGGAAGTTGAGTCCATAGAAGATTCCGCAAAATCAAAAGTACAATCCGATTTTGAAAAAGCATTAAAAGCAGAAGACCCAAAACCAGAAGATTTATTCACTAACGATTTCGCACCAACACCGATTACGGAAGAAAAAGGAACACGAGCACCAGAAGGGGCAGAAAAAGTGGTGATGGTAGATTGCGCTTTATTCGCAGTCGAAGAACTCATGAAAAAACATAAAGAATGTCTGCTCTACGGACAGGATGTCGGCGGACGATTAGGCGGCGTTTTTAGGGAAGCGGCAACTTTAGCCCAAAAATTTGGAGACGATCGAGTTTTTAATACACCAATTCAAGAAGCTTTTATTGTTGGTTCAACGGTTGGCATGTCTGCAGTTGGGCTAAAGCCCATTGTTGAAGTTCAGTTTGCTGATTATATTTGGCCTGGACTGAATCAACTGTTCACAGAAGTGAGTCGCAGTTGTTATCTATCGAATGGAAAATGGCCAGTAAGTATGATCCTGAGAGTTCCAATTGGTGCTTATGGAAGTGGCGGCCCTTATCATTCCTCTTCTGTGGAAAGTATAGTCACAAATATAAGAGGAATAAAGATTGCCTATCCAAGTAATGGAGCGGATTTAAAAGGCTTGATGAAAGCAGCTTATTATGATCCAAACCCAGTAGTTATTTTAGAGCATAAAGGTTTGTATTGGTCTAAGGTGCCAGGTACTAAAGGAGCAACTTCTATTGAGCCCGCTGAAGATTACATCTTACCTTTTGGAAAGGCTTGGGTACTACAAGAAATTTGGAAACAAGATAATGTAGAAACCCTAACCATTGTCACCTACGGAATGGGAGTTCATTGGGCATATAATGCTTCGGGCGAATTGAATATGAGAGATCAAATTGAAATCATTGATTTGCGCACCTTATTTCCATTAGACGAAGACACAATCATGAAATCAGTTAAAAAAACCGGTAAATGTTTAGTGGTTACCGAAGAACCTTCGAATAATAGTTTTGCAAGGGCTTTGGCAGGGAAAATTCAAGAGGAATGTTTCAAATATTTAGATGCACCAGTAATGACCATTGGAAGTGAGAATATGCCAGCCATTCCGTTGAACTCTACCTTAGAAGAGACTATGATTCCTTCCACAGAAAAAGTAAAAGCTAAGATTGAAAGGTTATTGAATTATTAG
- a CDS encoding RNA polymerase sigma factor — protein sequence MKVIQLHNSDSYRNETKLIKSAAKQNREAQHVLYELHAPKMLSVCRYYVKDVHQAEEVMLNGFFKVFKYLKSFKNEGSFEGWVRRIMVRESISYLRQQKKIEFTVEDDYLDHSRSVGTSNNINSNMEVAEIQLLIDSLPEGYRMVFVMYAIEGYKHQEIAELLKISEGTSKSQLFKARQMLQNKIKELNNNSYGSN from the coding sequence ATGAAAGTTATTCAACTTCATAATTCCGATAGCTATCGGAACGAAACCAAACTCATAAAGAGTGCTGCGAAACAAAATCGTGAAGCGCAACATGTATTGTATGAGTTGCATGCACCAAAAATGCTGAGCGTTTGTAGATATTACGTGAAGGATGTTCATCAGGCGGAAGAAGTAATGTTGAATGGTTTTTTCAAAGTATTTAAATATTTGAAATCATTTAAAAATGAAGGGAGTTTTGAAGGTTGGGTAAGACGAATAATGGTCCGTGAATCTATTTCCTATTTAAGACAACAAAAGAAAATTGAATTTACGGTTGAAGACGACTATTTAGATCACTCGCGAAGCGTCGGGACATCTAACAACATCAATTCAAATATGGAAGTGGCAGAAATACAATTGCTCATCGATAGTTTACCAGAAGGATACCGAATGGTTTTTGTAATGTATGCGATAGAAGGTTATAAGCATCAAGAAATTGCCGAATTATTAAAGATTTCTGAAGGCACCTCAAAATCCCAATTATTCAAAGCACGACAAATGCTTCAAAACAAAATAAAAGAATTAAATAACAACAGTTATGGCTCCAATTAA